The following DNA comes from Pseudomonas triticicola.
GCTCGCGGCGACCTTGTCGAGGAACTCGGCGTCCGGGCTGACCAGAATCGCTTGCGCGTCTTCGTCGTGCTCGGCCTGGGAGAACAGATCCATGGCAATCCAGTCCGGATCGGTCTGGCCGTCGCAGACCACGAGAATTTCCGAAGGGCCGGCGATCATGTCGATGCCGACCTGACCGAACACATGACGCTTGGCCGTGGCCACATAGATATTGCCCGGGCCGACAACCTTGTCGACACGCGGCACGCTTTCGGTGCCGTACGCCAGCGCGGCAACCGCTTGCGCACCGCCGATGGTGAATACACGGTCGACGCCGGCGATGCAGGCAGCGGCCAGCACCAGCTCGTTGATTTCACCGCGCGGGGTTGGCACGACCATGACCACTTCGGTCACGCCGGCCACCTTGGCCGGAATCGCGTTCATCAATACCGACGACGGATACGAGGCCTTGCCGCCCGGCACGTAGAGGCCTGCGCGATCCAGCGGCGTGACTTTCTGGCCGAGCACCGTGCCGTCAGCCTCGGTGTAGCTCCAAGAATCCTGCTTCTGTTTTTCGTGATAGCTGCGCACGCGGGCGGCGGCTTTTTCCAAGGCCTCGCGTTGCGGCACAGTGATGCGGGTCAGGGCCAGCTCCAGGCGCTCGCGCGGCAGGATCAGGTCGGCCATCGAGGCGACTTCGAGGCCGTCGAACTTCTGGGTGAACTCGACCAGCGCCGCGTCACCGCGCTCGCGCACAGCCTTGATGATGTCCAGCACGCGCTGATTGACCGAGTCGTCAGACACACTTTCCCAGCTCAGCAGATGATCCAGATGATGCGCGAAATCCGGGTCAGCAGCGTTGAGTCGGCGAATTGCAGTCGGTGCGGTCATAGCGAGAGCCTCATAGGAATTGGCAAAAAACTCAGGCGCCCGAAACTAGCATTCGATCCGCTTGGGCACCTGAGAATTCTGGCTATGAGGCGGATAGACGGCGCGGCCCCGGGCCGCGCTGGTAGATCAGCCGCGGTGTCGCGATTCCACTGCGTTGCGCAGGGTGTCGATCAGCGCCTGGATTCGGGCGTGCTGCATTTTCATCGAAGCCTTGTTGACCACCAGACGCGAGCTGATCGTGGCGATCAGTTCCTGGGGTTCCAGGCCGTTGGCGCGCAGGGTGTTACCGGTGTCGACCACGTCGATGATCTTGTCGGCCAGCCCGATCAGCGGCGCCAGTTCCATCGAGCCGTACAGCTTGATGATGTCGACCTGACGGCCCTGCTCGGCGTAATAACGCTTGGCAACGTTGACGAACTTGGTCGCCACGCGCAGACGGCCCTTGGGCTCGGCCGCGCCGATCTTGCCGGCGGTCATCAGCTTG
Coding sequences within:
- the hisD gene encoding histidinol dehydrogenase gives rise to the protein MTAPTAIRRLNAADPDFAHHLDHLLSWESVSDDSVNQRVLDIIKAVRERGDAALVEFTQKFDGLEVASMADLILPRERLELALTRITVPQREALEKAAARVRSYHEKQKQDSWSYTEADGTVLGQKVTPLDRAGLYVPGGKASYPSSVLMNAIPAKVAGVTEVVMVVPTPRGEINELVLAAACIAGVDRVFTIGGAQAVAALAYGTESVPRVDKVVGPGNIYVATAKRHVFGQVGIDMIAGPSEILVVCDGQTDPDWIAMDLFSQAEHDEDAQAILVSPDAEFLDKVAASIDKLLPTMDRATIIETSINGRGALIQVSDMAQAIEVANRIAPEHLELSVADPQAWLPQIRHAGAIFMGRHTSEALGDYCAGPNHVLPTSGTARFSSPLGVYDFQKRSSIIFCSEAGASELGKTASVLARGESLSAHARSAEYRIKDQDFLKGQGN
- the hisG gene encoding ATP phosphoribosyltransferase, producing MLTIALSKGRILDDTLPLLAEAGIVPTENPDKSRKLIIPTTQDDVRLLIVRATDVPTYVEHGAADLGVAGKDVLMEYSGQGLYEPLDLQIAQCKLMTAGKIGAAEPKGRLRVATKFVNVAKRYYAEQGRQVDIIKLYGSMELAPLIGLADKIIDVVDTGNTLRANGLEPQELIATISSRLVVNKASMKMQHARIQALIDTLRNAVESRHRG